In the genome of Methanococcoides burtonii DSM 6242, the window GCCGGAGCAAAAGCAATAGGAGACAAATTCCCAGCAAAGGCGCTTATGGTCATGAAGATCACCGATGTCTTCGAATGTAAGTCTGGGGATGATGCAGGAAAGAAGATAGTTTGATCACAACAGATTAATCTATTAGATATTTAGCTAATGATTATTTGACCCTCTTTATTCATGCCTGAAAGGTAAATTAAAAATGAGGAGATGAATTTATCATTAGCATTACTTTTCTTCTTTCTTTCTTTTTTCCATATTTTTATCGGACCAGTTCCACCATTTGAGCAGTTCAGGGTCATGGTTCTTGTGGGATGCATAGTAGACTGCCTCCCTGAAACCATAGAGCACACATCTGTCCATGTGCATTCCCCTCAGATCAATTAATTTAAGATACATCAGCTCGGGATCTTCACCTTTGAGTTGGGAGATAGAATATATCCCCAGGTCCCTCAGTTGCTCAGCTGATTTCTTCCCGAAACCTGGCATTTACATCAGTTCTTCCAATGCCTTTTCTTTTTTTGATAGAGTCATTTCTTGCCCACCGTGGCATTTTAGATCACAAATTCATCCTCGCCATCTATTCCCAGCACAGCATTGAGTTCATCATCAAAGAAGGCTCCAATGGCACATACCCCACAGTCGATAGACTGCGCGCTCAGGTAAAGATTCTGGCACACATGACCTACATCCAGGTTTATGTACCTGTATCCTCTTTCCCCGTACCTCCACTTCATCCTGTAGATCACCGCTGTCCATATGAACGTGACAGCACTCGATCTTATGAAGGACTGGTCCAGACATGCAGCAGTAATATTTTTAGCAGCAAAGGAACCTGTTTTTATCTTAGCCAGTTTGTGTTCAATGGGCAGGAAAATGTAGATCCCCTCTTCAAGGCCTTCCACGTTGTTTACGAGTAGGTATGTCTCAAGGGAGTGTCTTGCACCTGCAGAGGGTACATTCCTCAGCGTGGCTGCATTTCCCATTAATTCCCTCACTCCCTGAGTACACCAGAGCAGGTATGAAAGCTCTCCGAGAGAACGGTTCCTGAGAATAATTTCGAAAGCTGGAACGTCCTTCTATGGCTTCTCTCAGGTCTATCTTCTTGACATTTATTTCTCCCGGCGCAGGAAGCTCAATGACCTCCCTTCCACCAGCACCTTTCTGCAATGGAGGCTGCGGATAGCCCATTGACTGATCTGATCTTTCTGCATACTGGAATTTTGTTCTATCCATAAACTCTCTGCCAATTTCGTTCAAAATAATAAACCTCCCATAATACCCCTTTAAGAAAGGTCTTCATTTGTACTTTATACTTCTTGCCCTTATGGTAACAAAGGAACCTTTTCCAAAGTCCTTCTCCGGTTTTTCCAGATCCTATATTTTGGTCAGAGGCTTGAAAAGAGTTTGTCTGATATGCATATCCTCAAATCCGTGTTCCTTCAACATCAACAGGACTTCTTCTCTGGTGTGAAATTCAATGTTTTTGAAAAAACTGCTTTCTGATGCTTCCTTGCGGTATTCTTCTCCCAGAAGGCTATTCCTTTCAACAAAAGCAACGATCAGATATCCTTCCGGAGCAAGCATGCGATATGCCTCCTACAGTACCTTTTTAGCATCCATAAAACAGAGACTTGTAACTATCAACGCAAGTTTCATTGAAGATCCTTTGAAAGGAAGTGACTCACCAACTCCTTTTATGCATTCAACCTTACGCGACTCTGCAATTTTCAGCATCCGGGCAGAGGGATCAAGTCCGTAAGTGATTCCCAATTCTGATGCAAACCTGCCTGTGCCAACTCCGATCTCGATACTATTGTGAGCTATTTTCGATGGCATAAGCTCCCTGATGGCCTCCAGTTCAGATGCATAGACTGCTGAATTCTTGTTGTACCAGAGATCATATTTCCATGTATGGATGTTAAAAGCGCTTCTTTTCATATGCTCTCATACCCCATGTATGATTTTACAAAAGAAACTATAAAAGCCTTGATATCTGTCTGGGATATATGAAAGTTCGCTGTGAATGGGCAAATGTGAACGAACTTGAAATAGAATACCATGACAAGCAGTGGGGTGTACCCGTACATGATGACAGGAACCTCTTCGAATTCCTGATACTCGAAGGTGCACAGGCAGGTTTGAGCTGGGGCACTATTCTGAAAAGAAGGGATGGTTATAGAAAGGCCTTCGATGATTTTGATTACAATTTGGTCGCATCCTATGATGATCTGAAGATAGAGAAATTGATGCAGGACAGTGGCATCATAAGGAACAGAAGGAAGATCCTTTCTTCAATAAAGAATGCCAGATCATTCATAGAAATAAGAGATGAATTTGGATCATTTAGCAAGTATATATGGAAATTTCTGGAGGATGGCAAACCGATACAGAATTCTTTCAGATCTATAAATGATATGCCTGCAAATACCGAGTTATCTGAAATGATGAGCAAGGATTTAAAGAAAAGAGGATTTTCTTTTGTGGGCCCAACCATAATTTATGCCTTCATGCAGGCGGTTGGAATGGTCAATGATCATGAGGTAGGGTGTTTCAGGCATGAAGAATGCAGGAAACTAGCTGAGAAATGAATAGAATTGACCGGAAGTAAGCTAAAAATAAGATCAAGGTTGAATCCACAAACGGCAATTATCGTTTCATAATTTCTACTCTCATCTTTTCAGGCATTTTTTCAGAAGCATAACGCAAGGTGATCCTCGGCATTACTTCTTTATTTTTCATGAGGTAATCGAACACCTCTTTTTGAAAAGATTTGCTTCCTTCCATCTCAGCCTATTCCTAGTAGACCTGGAACATAAGCTGATATTAATTGTTTCTCAATATCGCTGTTACTCTGGTATAGAAGGCTTATGTTATCCTTTTACTAGTATGTTTCAACCGGTATGCCATGATCAATATTATCACATACGATTGCTAAAATAAACCATTTGCATAGGTAAGCCCTTTGGATCGAACTCGCTATTCTCTGGGATCGATGTAAATCCATGCTTGTGACCCAGTTTTGCTGTAACTGCTGCAGAAAGGGCATCTAAAATATCATCTCTGGCAACCTCTTTACGTTTGTAACGTGATAAAGAGGAACTAAATATCTCATTTGTTGATGGGCAGACCTGCTTAAGCACCTCTAAACGTTCTGCAATTCCATCCTTTTTCTTTTTCGAATAATGCATTGGTTTGCCGGCAAGGTTACAAAAGCATAACTCCGGATGTATTTCCAGTATCTGAGATCTGGCTGATTCATTTTTGAGTAGAAACGCATCAACTTCTCTTATTTTAGGTACAATTCTCCATGCAAAAATTGATATTTTATTCCCAAAATGCTTTTCATTGACGGTGCAGGCGGATTCATAAGTATGCTCATAGATAGCCTGCCTGCATGGGACCGGAAATACTGAATTTCGACGTGGACTTCCTAATACTTTACGGGCTTCTAGGTCACATGAACGACCTTTTGGATAGTTCTCTCTTAATCCAATAGGAATATCGATCAATATGATCGAGTTCTCATTGTATTTTTGCCAGAGGTCAGAAATATTTGCAAATAATTCTATCTTAAACTTATTGGTTTCATTAAGTTCAATTGCAAACCAACCGCTTTTGCAACCATCAACGCCTACAAAGTTCATTTTCCCACCTATTGTCCTATCCGGAACTTAAATAAGTTCATTTTCAATTTTTTGAAACACTTTTTCCCCTAAATCGGTTATTTTATAGAATCTGCCCCTTATTTCATCTGGAGTTAGACAAATTACAAATCCTTTTTTTTCGAGTTATAGGATGGCTCGACTCGTGTTCGATCTTCGAGTATCAATTGCCTGGGACACTTGAGTAGGTGTCTTTGCACTTTTCAATTCATTAAGTATATTCATCTTCATTTTGCTTCTGAAGATGAAACTAACATCAGTATATGAAACACACATAATACACACACAATACACACATTAGCAATAGTGTGTGCCATCTATATGTTAGATATGTGTTAAGCGGGTGTTAGATGCGTATCATTATTAATTATTTATTGGTGATGCGAATTCATTGAAATAACAAAAAGGAGTCAAAAAACGAGACGATGGTCAAATGGTTCTTATTATGACATTAAATAAATTAAAAATGAAATAGATAAATAAATATATATTAATGAAGCACATCTTCTACGATGATCCACTTTATATGAATTTATTAAATAGGTTAAATAGTATTCTTAATGTAATAATGGTTGGGTAACATTATGTATCGAAACTGGGGAAAGTCAAAAAGTGCAACTGAATATGATAATTCTAATTATCACTTATTAGTTTATCATGGTCTGGATGTTGCAGCCACGGGCAGGACAATTCTGCAAAAAGATAAATTATTATTGCAAAAATTCACAGACATAATTTCTCTTGATGAGGAAAAGACCATTTCGTTGATCTCGTTTTGTCTTGCAGTTCATGACATCGGCAAATTCTCAGAGCGTTTTCAAAACCTTCAGCCAGAGCTGTTGAACGATCTAAGAGATCATGACAGTGACAAGAGCTACACAGTACGCCATGATAGCATGGGACTACATCTTTGGAAAGAGATCTGGTCAACTGCATTTGATGAAAATTGGCTTGGCCTGGATAAGGAGATCTATGATAAATTCGATTGGAATGACCTTATCGGCCCCTGGATGAATTCAGTGACCGGACATCATGGCAAACCTCCGGAATATGTGCACAATGGAATCACTATAAGTTCAAGTGATCTTTTCACAGACGAAGATATTGAAATGGCAAGTTCCTTTGTAAAAGAAGCAGCTTCGTTACTACTAAGTGATGCATTAAGTGATGCATTCGAGTTCACTTCATGTTCTGAAGAACAGGCATATGATATTGACGATATGATCCTGGCTTTTAAAAGAACGTCATGGCTTATCGCGGGTCTTGCCATCGTCAGTGATTGGATAGGTTCCTCTGAAGAGCATTTTGAATATATCTCTTCCGAAATACCACTTAAAGAATATTTGGATAAATATGCTTTACCAAATGCTGAAAAGGCATTGGAAGATGCGGGTATCTATCCATCTACACCTTCTACAATAACTGGCATGGATGAATTGTTCCCGGACATCGTTGTTCCCAGTCCCATGCAAGAGCATGTTTCGAACTGTGATGTTGCAGCTGGTCCACAATTGTTTATTTTGGAAGATGCTACCGGTAGTGGAAAAACAGAAGCTGCGTTATGTTTAGCACATCGGTTGATGGCTAAAGGACTTGCACAGGGAGCTTTTGTGGGGTTACCCACCATGGCTACATCCAATGCAATGTATGAAAGGCTGGGTAATTCATATCAAAGGATGTATGCCAAAGGCGAAAGACCATCTTTGGTACTTGCACATGGTCAAAATTATCTGTCTGATGCATTTAGAAGCTCGATTGGCTTTCAAAATTCAAAAAATGGTTATTACGGAGATGGATCTTCAGGTGATGAGACTATTCAGGCACAATGCTCTGCATGGATCGCTGACAATAGGAAGAAAGCATTGCTTGCAGATGTGGGTGTTGGGACTATTGACCAGGCATTGATGGCGATCCTTCAATCCAATCATCAATCGTTAAGGCTGTTAGGTCTCTCACGTAATGTGCTCATAGTCGACGAAGTTCATGCTTATGACCCATATATGCATACGTTACTTTGTAGCCTTCTTGAATTTCATGTATCCCTTGGTGGCAGTGCTATCCTTCTTTCTGCTACATTGCCACAGAAACATCGTCAAGGACTAATATCTCATTTTTGTAAGGGGCTGGATAGTCCGACTATGAGTGCATCCAATGAAGAATATGCACTTGTAACTCATGTTTCTGAAAACGAGATATCTGAAACTCCCATAGGAACACGTCCCGGCACTGAACGCACTGTCAATGTGGAATTCCTGCACGATGAACCATCTGTTGAAGACAAGTTGATCAAATGTTCAAAGGAAGGGAAATGCTGCTGCTGGATACGCAATACCGTCGATGATGCCATCGAAGCCTACGAAAAGATCGTATCCGAATTGGGCAATGACAATGTACTTCTGTTCCATGCAAGATTTGCCATGGGAGACCGTTTAAAGATCGAAAATGACGTTCTCGAAACTTTTGGGAAAAGAAGTGACAGAAACTGCCGTAAGGGAAAGGTACTGATCGCCACACAGGTCGTGGAACAATCATTGGACATTGACTTTGATTATATGGTCAGCGATCTTGCGCCTATGGACCTGCTATTCCAAAGAGCAGGAAGATTACAGCGTCATCCACGCGATAAGAAGGGTTCTATAAGTGAAAATGATGAAAGAGGGAGGCCACTTCTTGGGATATTGGCTCCTGAATTATCAAAGGATGTTACTGAGAACTGGTATTCAGACATGTTCAAAGGTGGAGCGTATGTGTATCCTTCCCATGGGAAGTTGTGGCTTACTGCTAATTTGCTTTTTGAACATGGCCGTTTCAGTATTCCAAAGGACAGCCGATCTTTTATTGAATATGTTTTTGGCGAAAATGCAAATGAAACTGTGCCGGCTCCACTAAGAGCACGTGATGAAAAGGCACAGGGTGAAGCAATGGCTGACAGATCGATGGCTAACTGGCGATCATTGAATCTATTGCAGGGTTATGAACGCTCTGGTTCACAATGGGTTGATGATACCATAACCCCGACCCGCCTTGGTGAATCTGTGAATGTACGCCTTGCACAGTTCGAAGGTCAGAAACTTGTTCCTTTGCGAGGTCCTGATGATCTTTCATGGGAACTTAGTCAATTAAGCATAAGCGGAGGGCGTGTTAAATTTGTGGATGATCATGGCGAAGAGTTGAATAAATGCATAGAAGAGGCACAGGTCTCAATGAGAGATAAGGGTAAATGGAGTGTATTGATCCCTATGGGGTCTGATGATGGCGTTAATTGGACAGGTAATGCGAAGAACAAACACAACGATCGTGTCGATCTTGCATATGATGCACGGATCGGACTTAGGATGTGCAATAAATAAAAGGAGTTGAGAATATGACATTCAATTTGATCCATGAAAAGTGGATATGGGTACAGAGACAGGATGGCACAAGGAGTATGATAGCTCCCTGGCAGATCACAGATGAGATTGGATCGAATCCAATTATCTCTCTGGATGAGCCACGTCCTGATTTCAATGGCTCAATGATACAGTTTTTGATAGGACTTGTACAGACCACTATGTCTCCAAAAAGTGATGGGAAGTGGAGAAAACGTTTTATCAGTCCACCTACACCGGAAGAGTTGTTAGAAACTTTTGAGAAGGTGGCTCATGTGTTTGATCTGGATGGGGATGATGAGAGATTTATGCAGGACCATGAGCATATAGAAGGTGCTAAAAACCGCGTAGATGCTCTACTCATGGAAATGCCGGGTGTTCAAACCCTCAAACATAATGCCGATCATTTTCAGAAAAGAGATACTGTGACACAGATGTGCTTGCCATGTTGTGTCACTGCATTATTCAATTTACAATTAAATGCACCTGCAGGAGGACAGGGGCATAGGACATCACTCAGAGGAGGAGGTCCGTTAACAACTTTGGTTCTGGGCAGTAACCTATGGCAGACCATATGGTTGAATGTTATCTCGGATGAAAACTTCAAAGGACTTGGTGATGTTGACAATTGTGAAATTAGTGATATTTATCCCTGGATGGGACCCACACGTACAAGTGAAAAGAAAAATGCAATGACAACTCCCATGGATGTGAATCCAAAACAAATGTATTGGGGAATGCCTCGTAGGATACGTCTTGATCTTGATGATCTAATAGAAGGAGCTTGTGATGTTTGCGGGTGCGAGTCAGATAAATTGGTTTCAAATTATGTAACAAAGAATTATGGATACAATTATGATGGTGGATGGTGCCATGTGTTATCACCACATAATGAGAATAAAAATGGGCTCTTACCAAGACATCCTCAACCAGGCGGTATAACTTATCGTCATTGGTTAGGCCTTGTCCAACACGATCCGGATAAGGGATTATATTCATCTTTAGCTTTTGAGAGATTTGTTCAGAAACAGAAGGACCTAAGCGATCTGGGCGATGTATTCAAAAATACACCGCAATTGTGGGCTTTCGGATACGATTTTGATAACATGAAAGTTCGCTGCTGGTATGAAAGTACTATGCCACTGTTCAATGTTGCTGATGAGTTGAGACAGAGTTACGAACAGATCGTATCCCGACTTGTAAAAACTGCTGAAATCATAGCATACAACACCCGAAGCTGTGTCAAAAAAGCATTGTTCGGTGATAATACGCCTAGGGGAGATCTTTCTTTCATCGATTCCAGATTTTGGCATGATACTGAATCCGAGTTTTACAATATTCTCAATCAATTAACTGATGTTGTGAACGATGAAGCAATGGTCCTTGAGCTGAAAATGAAATGGCATAAGGAATTATCCCGAATCTCGGAGAAGCTCTTTGATGATAGTTCTCAGTCGATGCAATTCAGTGTCATAGACCCTGAACGTGCGGCTTTAGCCCACAAGGACCTGAGAAAGTTCAACTCAGACGGAGGTAAAAAGATAAGAGAAACATTAGGTTTGCCTGATAAAAAGAAAAAGTGAAATGATGTTCAATTCATGTTCGTTGAGATTTAAAAGGGGTGAATAGAAGTGATAAATGGAAGTACTTCGTTGGAGAAAAATTCGGATGCATGCAAGGTCCTAATGGCATGGTGGAAAAATATGGAAAATGAAAGGGGTGATCGAGCAGATCTTCGTAGATGCCACAATGTTGTAGAAGTGGTGTTCAATCCGACCTATCACAGACTATGGTCAGAGCTGAACAAGATCGGGTTTGGAAATAAGGATTCAGTTGCATTGATAGCAGGAGTATTGGCTCATGTTAAAAATAATCAGGGTGGAGAATCGTTTGCTGCTCAAATGGCAAGTCTGAACGGTGGTTCTAATTCCCAGGTCAGTGGATTACGCTTTAAGAGACTGTTGAAGATCGAAGAAAAGGCAGAACTTTTCAGTTCAATTGTTCGTGTTGTCAAACTCATGGATGGAAATGTGAACATTTGCAACCTTGCAAACAGTCTGTACTGGTGGAACGATATCACAAAGAAGCAATGGGCTTTCAGTTATTATGAGAAAGCACCAAGGAACAATAGTTAAAATTTCAGGGGAGATAATAATATGACAAAATTTATACAAATACACACACTCGTTTCATACCCACCATCGAATTTGAACCGCGATGACCTGGGAAGACCAAAGACTGCCGTAATGGGTGACACTCAGAGGCTGAGAGTGTCTTCACAGAGCTTGAAGAGAGCATGGAGAACGTCAGATGTGTTCAAAGAAGCTCTTGGGGACCACATAGGCATTCGTACCAAAGGTATGGGTGTGAGCATTTTCAAGGCATTGACAGAAGGTAGCAGATTAAAGGATGTACTGGACAACGTAACTGCACCTGTGGTAAATGAACTAGTAGAAGAGAAGATTGCTAAGGAATGGGCAAAAATGATTGCTGGAGTCTTCGGCAAGTCCAAAAAAGACACTGAGGATTCACTTACCGGGCTCGAGATCGAACAATTGACACACTTCAGTCCAGAAGAGATAACTGCAATCGATGAACTGGTTTCAAAAATAGCTGCCAGTGGTACTGCTCCTTCAAAGGATGACCTCGATCTTTTGAGAAAGGATCATACTGCTGTGGATATCGCTATGTTCGGAAGGATGCTTGCATCAAATACTAAATTCAATACCGAAGCTGCTGTACAGGTTTCCCATGCGATCACAGTAAATAAAGTTGCAGTAGAGGATGATTTCTTCACTGCTGTGGATGATCTGAACCGAGGTGAAGAGGATATGGGTTCAGGGCATCTTGGTGAGACTGAGTTTGCATCCGGACTTTTCTATACATATATCTGTGTTGACCGTGAACTTTTGGAAAGCAATCTCGGCGGGGATAAGGAGCTTGCAGATAAGTCTGTGCGTGCTTTGGTCGAAGCAATGGCCAAGGTATCACCTACGGGTAAGCAGAACAGTTTTGCTTCAAGAGCATACGCATCATACATGATGATCGAGAAAGGAAAACAACAGCCACGTTCGCTTTCTGTCGCTTATCTTGAAGCGGTTAAAGGGAAAAGCATGTTGAAGGATGCAATTGAAGGCCTCAAGCAGACAAATGAGAACATGGAGAAGGTCTATGGTCCATGTTGTGAGGATAGGTCTGAGATGAATGCATACACTGGTGAAGGTACCTTGACCAAGATGCTTGATTTCGTTACTAATTAAGCGATCAGGAGTTGATCGGTGTGAAAGAATATTTGATTTTTCGCCTGTATGGTCCAATGGCTTCATGGGGTGATATTGCAGTAGGTCAGCATAGGCCTACCTATGACCACCCATCGAAGTCTGCAATTTTCGGATTGATAGCGGCTGCTCTTGGAATACGTAGGGATGAGGAAGAGAGGCATTTGGAACTTTCAAATGCTTATAGCTATGGCACTCTTATTAATTCAGCAGGGAAATTGCTTCGTGATTACCATACTTCACAGGTGCCTTCTGCTGGAACAGGCAGGAACAGAAAGACATTTGCTACCAGAAAGGATGAGCTTGCAGTTCCAAAAGAGGAGCTTAACACGGTTCTTTCCACAAGGGATTATTATTGCGATGGGGTTTATACGGTCATACTGTCATGTAAGACAGATACTCCCCCATATTCTCTGGAGCTTCTCGGCAACAGTTTGAAAGAACCTTCATTTTGTCTTTATCTAGGCCGTAAGTCATGTCCTTTGGCACTTCCAATCAATCCAAAAATAGTGTCTGCTTCCAATATAAAGGAAGCTTTGCAGAGTGTTGATCCTGGAGAGGAAGGACTTGTAAAGAAGATCGAGATGAAGAGTCCTTACAGACTTTATTGGGATGATCCTAAGGAATCGATGACCTGTGAGCATACTATATCCAGGTATGATAAACTGTTGAGCCGTAAAAGGTGGCAGTTTTCGAAACGGAATGAGTACTATGCAATGGTTAGTTTGGAGGGATGAACTTTGTATATGAGTCGAGCAAAATTGCTTCCTGAAGCCATGTCAAGCAAGGCTATACGGGGCAATATGGGGAACGAGCATAATGTTCACCGTCTGGTGTGGTCTTTATTTCCAGTGAATGAGGATGATAAGAGAAAATTTATCTATCGGCAGGATTCGATGGGTAGCTTGCCATCTTTCTATTTAGTGTCTGAAAATGAACCAATTGATGAGCTCAATGTTTGGGACATTGATGTGAAACAATATGATCCTATATTGAAGTCTGGTCAGAAACTTGCATTTTCTCTTCGTGCCAACCCAATTGTTTCAAAAAGAGATGAAAATGATAAACAACACCGACATGATGTAGTCATGGATGAAAAGTTCCGTTTGAAGATGGAAAATGGTGGGGATATTGAACCCAATATGCCAGACATTGTACAGAGAAAGGGGTCTGAGTGGTTGCTAAGAAAGGGTGACATGAACGGATTCTCGATCAATGCTGAACAGATTCGTGTAGATGCTTATCAGAACCATAAGTTGTTCAAACCAAAAGGTAAGCACCATGTTAGCTTCAGCACTGTTGATATTGTGGGTACTTTAACTGTTACTGATCCAGATATTTTCAGAGATGCTTTGTTTAAGGGAATTGGACCTGCAAAAGGGTTCGGTTGCGGTATGCTTCTTGTCAGGCCTTTACGTTGAGGTGGTCCAGGGATGCTTCCAAAGTTAAAACCTGTTGCAATTAAGGAACGATTGTCTTTGTTGTTTCTGGAAAAGGGCGAACTTGATGTAATCGATGGTGCTTTTGTTCTTGTGGATAAGAATGGAATACGTTCACAGATACCAGTAGGTGGTATTGCTTGTTTGATGCTGGAGCCAGGCACGAGAGTATCACATGCAGCGATATC includes:
- the cas6e gene encoding type I-E CRISPR-associated protein Cas6/Cse3/CasE, translated to MSRAKLLPEAMSSKAIRGNMGNEHNVHRLVWSLFPVNEDDKRKFIYRQDSMGSLPSFYLVSENEPIDELNVWDIDVKQYDPILKSGQKLAFSLRANPIVSKRDENDKQHRHDVVMDEKFRLKMENGGDIEPNMPDIVQRKGSEWLLRKGDMNGFSINAEQIRVDAYQNHKLFKPKGKHHVSFSTVDIVGTLTVTDPDIFRDALFKGIGPAKGFGCGMLLVRPLR